One stretch of Geoalkalibacter ferrihydriticus DSM 17813 DNA includes these proteins:
- a CDS encoding aspartate carbamoyltransferase catalytic subunit: protein MTFRHKNILGIEQLSKEDIGFILDTADSFKEINSREIKKVPTLRGKTIINLFFEASTRTRTSFEIAGKRLSADTINITASSSSVVKGETLEDTAKNIEAMRPDIIVMRHGASGACHYLAQRVDCSIINAGDGAHEHPSQALLDMLTIRQHKGRIEGLKVAIIGDITHSRVVRSNLYGLTRMGAEVRLAGPGTMMPPGIERLGATVYHDMNQAIAGADVVMMLRIQLERQGKTLLPTLREYARFYGLNTENLKLAAKDALVMHPGPVNRGVELSSYVADGAQSVILDQVENGVAIRMALLYLVLGGEQPR, encoded by the coding sequence ATGACGTTCCGGCACAAAAACATCCTGGGTATCGAACAGCTCTCGAAAGAGGATATCGGCTTCATTCTCGATACGGCGGACAGCTTCAAGGAAATCAACAGCCGCGAAATCAAGAAAGTACCGACTCTGCGGGGCAAAACCATCATCAATCTGTTCTTCGAGGCCAGTACTCGCACGCGCACTTCTTTTGAGATCGCGGGCAAGCGCCTTTCCGCCGACACCATCAACATCACGGCCTCATCCTCCTCCGTTGTCAAAGGCGAAACCCTCGAAGATACCGCAAAAAACATCGAAGCCATGCGGCCGGACATCATCGTCATGCGCCATGGGGCTTCAGGCGCCTGCCATTACTTGGCGCAGCGCGTCGATTGCTCAATCATCAACGCAGGCGACGGAGCCCATGAGCATCCCAGCCAGGCACTTCTCGACATGCTCACCATCCGCCAGCACAAGGGACGGATTGAAGGGCTCAAGGTCGCCATCATCGGAGATATCACCCACAGCCGGGTGGTGCGTTCGAATCTCTACGGCCTGACCCGCATGGGGGCCGAGGTACGCTTGGCCGGCCCCGGCACCATGATGCCGCCGGGCATCGAGCGCCTGGGCGCCACAGTCTATCATGACATGAACCAGGCGATTGCCGGCGCCGATGTGGTCATGATGCTGCGCATTCAGCTGGAGCGCCAAGGCAAAACCCTGCTGCCGACCCTGCGCGAGTACGCCAGGTTTTATGGGCTCAACACGGAAAATCTCAAACTCGCGGCCAAAGATGCCCTGGTCATGCACCCTGGTCCGGTGAATCGCGGGGTGGAACTTTCAAGCTATGTCGCCGATGGTGCGCAAAGCGTAATTCTCGACCAGGTGGAAAACGGCGTGGCGATACGCATGGCTCTGCTGTACCTGGTGCTGGGCGGCGAGCAGCCACGGTAA
- a CDS encoding dihydroorotase → MKILIKGGRVIDPAHGIDDEFDLLIEDGLISRLEKDIQAEGAQIIDARGKLVTPGLIDIHVHLRDPGQEYKEDIASGTRAAVAGGFTAVACMPNTKPVNDSASVTRYILDKAAAEGFCHVLPVGAITQGSKGEALAEMGDMKEAGCVGFSDDGHPVTSGELLRRALEYSRPFGMPIIAHSEDLELVGQGVMNEGFVATELGLKGIPWVAEAAPIARDVMLAEFTRGHLHLAHVSCAAAVAVIRAAKKRGVRVTAEVTPHHFTLTDEAVRGYDTNAKMNPPLRCAEDVAAVREGLADGTIDAIATDHAPHHIDEKNVEFNIAYNGVVGLETALPLTLRLVSDGVLSLSDAIAKLTINPARVLGLKSGTLEVGRAADVTVIDPELKWTVDAQKFSSKSKNTPFDGWKMVGAATYTIVAGHISYQR, encoded by the coding sequence ATGAAGATTCTGATCAAAGGTGGCCGGGTGATCGATCCGGCGCATGGAATTGATGATGAATTTGATCTGCTCATTGAAGACGGTCTGATCAGTCGCCTGGAAAAAGACATTCAGGCTGAAGGCGCGCAAATCATCGATGCACGCGGCAAGCTGGTGACGCCGGGTCTGATCGACATTCACGTGCATCTGCGCGACCCCGGCCAGGAGTACAAGGAAGACATCGCCAGCGGCACCCGTGCCGCAGTGGCCGGCGGGTTTACCGCTGTGGCCTGCATGCCCAATACCAAGCCGGTCAACGATAGCGCGAGCGTGACCCGCTACATCCTCGACAAAGCCGCTGCAGAGGGTTTCTGCCATGTGTTGCCGGTGGGTGCCATCACTCAGGGCTCCAAAGGCGAGGCCCTGGCGGAAATGGGCGATATGAAGGAAGCGGGCTGCGTCGGATTTTCCGACGACGGCCATCCGGTGACCAGCGGCGAACTGCTGCGCCGCGCGCTTGAATACTCGCGGCCCTTCGGCATGCCCATTATCGCCCACTCGGAAGATCTTGAACTGGTGGGGCAGGGAGTTATGAACGAAGGCTTCGTTGCCACCGAACTCGGACTCAAAGGCATTCCCTGGGTGGCCGAAGCGGCCCCCATCGCCCGCGACGTAATGCTTGCCGAATTCACCCGCGGCCACCTGCACCTGGCGCATGTGTCCTGCGCGGCCGCTGTCGCAGTCATCCGCGCCGCCAAAAAACGTGGCGTGCGCGTGACTGCCGAGGTAACACCTCATCACTTTACCCTGACAGACGAAGCGGTCCGTGGATACGACACCAACGCAAAGATGAATCCGCCCCTGCGTTGCGCCGAAGATGTGGCCGCCGTGCGCGAAGGGTTGGCCGACGGAACGATCGATGCCATCGCCACCGATCACGCCCCGCATCACATTGATGAGAAGAACGTCGAATTCAATATTGCCTACAACGGCGTGGTCGGGCTGGAAACGGCGCTGCCTCTGACTCTGCGCCTGGTCAGCGACGGGGTATTGTCGCTCTCCGACGCCATTGCCAAGCTCACCATCAACCCGGCTCGGGTGCTGGGCCTGAAGAGCGGGACGCTGGAAGTCGGGCGCGCGGCGGATGTCACCGTCATCGATCCTGAGTTGAAATGGACGGTGGACGCACAGAAATTTTCCTCCAAAAGCAAAAACACGCCCTTCGACGGCTGGAAGATGGTTGGCGCCGCCACCTACACCATCGTTGCCGGGCATATCAGTTATCAGCGCTAA
- the carA gene encoding glutamine-hydrolyzing carbamoyl-phosphate synthase small subunit encodes MKAILALADGRVFHGRAFGAGGEITGEVVFNTSMTGYQEILTDPSYCGEIVTMTYPQIGNYGINVEDVESARPFLSAFVVKEVCEFPSNWRSKMSLDAYLRENGVIGIQGIDTRALVRHIRDKGAQTGIVSSIDLDPESLVEKARRAPSIVGRDLVREVTCQTSYPWSEGPWQLGKGYTSPDQAPRYKVVAYDFGIKRNILRKLVASGCDVTVVPAETPAEEVLAMNPDGVFLSNGPGDPAPIVYAQENIRKLLGKTPIFGICLGHQLLSLALGGKTYKLKFGHRGGNQPVLRGEDQRVEITSQNHGFAVDAASIHDAAIQTHTNLNDNTVEGIEHKLLPAFSVQYHPEASPGPHDAAYLFEKFTRMMDKAKKQ; translated from the coding sequence ATGAAAGCCATTCTGGCCCTGGCCGACGGCAGAGTTTTTCACGGCAGAGCGTTCGGAGCCGGCGGTGAAATCACCGGTGAGGTGGTATTCAACACCAGCATGACCGGTTATCAGGAAATCCTCACCGATCCCTCCTACTGTGGTGAGATCGTTACCATGACCTATCCGCAGATCGGAAACTACGGCATCAACGTGGAGGACGTGGAATCGGCGCGCCCCTTTCTTTCGGCTTTCGTGGTTAAAGAAGTGTGCGAATTTCCCAGCAACTGGCGCTCAAAGATGAGTCTCGATGCCTACCTCAGAGAAAACGGTGTCATCGGGATTCAGGGCATCGATACGCGCGCCCTGGTGCGTCACATTCGCGATAAGGGTGCGCAGACCGGCATCGTCAGCTCCATTGATCTGGATCCCGAGAGCTTGGTGGAAAAGGCGCGGCGGGCACCCTCCATCGTTGGGCGTGATCTGGTACGCGAAGTTACCTGCCAAACATCCTATCCTTGGAGCGAAGGGCCCTGGCAACTCGGCAAAGGCTACACGAGTCCGGATCAGGCGCCGCGCTACAAGGTCGTGGCCTACGATTTCGGCATCAAGCGCAACATTTTGCGCAAGCTGGTGGCCTCCGGCTGTGATGTCACCGTAGTGCCGGCGGAGACGCCGGCCGAAGAGGTGCTGGCAATGAATCCCGACGGGGTCTTTTTAAGCAATGGTCCCGGCGATCCCGCACCCATCGTCTACGCCCAGGAAAATATCCGTAAGCTCCTAGGGAAAACACCCATTTTCGGCATCTGCCTGGGACATCAGCTCCTTTCTCTGGCCTTGGGCGGCAAGACCTACAAACTCAAGTTCGGCCATCGCGGTGGCAACCAGCCCGTACTTCGCGGCGAGGATCAACGTGTTGAGATTACGTCACAAAATCACGGTTTTGCCGTGGATGCCGCATCGATTCATGATGCCGCTATTCAGACCCACACCAATCTTAATGACAACACCGTGGAGGGCATTGAGCATAAGCTGCTGCCGGCGTTTTCCGTGCAGTATCATCCCGAAGCTTCGCCCGGTCCCCACGACGCAGCCTATCTGTTCGAGAAGTTTACGCGCATGATGGACAAGGCCAAAAAGCAATAG
- the carB gene encoding carbamoyl-phosphate synthase large subunit codes for MPKRTDIKKILIIGAGPIVIGQACEFDYSGTQACKALKEEGYEVVLLNSNPATIMTDPDFADRTYIEPVNPDTLARIIEKERPDAVLPTLGGQTALNTAVTVAKRGVLEKFGVELIGAKLPAIEKAEDRTLFKQAMERIGLEVPRAGLAHNYQEAMEIIENIGFPAIIRPSFTLGGSGGGIAYNREEYEEMAMAGIDASPTSEIQVDESIIGWKEYELEVMRDMADNVVIICSIENFDPMGVHTGDSITVAPAQTLTDKEYQLLRDASIRIIREIGVETGGSNIQFGINPADGRLVVIEMNPRVSRSSALASKATGFPIAKIAAKLAVGYTLDEIPNDITRETFASFEPTIDYVVTKIPRFTFEKFPQANATLTTQMKSVGEVMSMGRTFKESLQKAMRSLEIGSCGFESRLFSEPEDERRALSEEEMDRLRGKLRVPNWERLWYLGDAFRAGLSLEEIHQLTFIDPWFLNNIRQIIEMEKELRDNHNLLSRDREQFEALLRHAKQYGFSDQRLATLWGITEGDVRQYRGQFGIHPVYKRVDTCAAEFEAYTPYLYSTYEQECEAEPSDRRKIMILGGGPNRIGQGIEFDYCCVHGVFALAKDGFETIMVNCNPETVSTDYDTSDRLYFEPLTLEDVLEIVAVERPEGLIVQFGGQTPLKLAMALEQAGVPIIGTSPDAIDRAEDRERFQALLHKLDLKQPENGIARSFAEAEKVATRIGYPVVVRPSYVLGGRAMEIVYDAEQLRNYMTHAVKASPEHPILIDKFLDEAIEVDVDALCDGRDVVIGGIMEHIEEAGIHSGDSACALPPYSLDEAIIEEIKRQTVALALELKVVGLMNIQFAVKDGAVYLLEVNPRASRTVPFVSKATGRPLAQIAARVMAGKTLQELGVTGYVVPRHVSVKESVFPFVKFPGVDTLLGPEMKSTGEVMGIDYDFAHAFAKAQLGANVKLPLKGTVFISVKDSDKKHIIEPARKISEAGFKIVATRGTASFLQEKGIVAEVVNKVQEGRPHIVDAIKSQQIDLVFNTTFGPRAVADSYSIRRTTLVYNVAYFTTAAGIRAAVDGIIAMQRESLDVKPLQEYYPKQ; via the coding sequence ATGCCCAAGCGTACAGACATCAAGAAGATCCTCATCATCGGCGCCGGCCCCATCGTCATCGGCCAGGCATGCGAATTCGACTACTCCGGCACCCAGGCGTGCAAAGCGCTCAAGGAAGAGGGCTATGAGGTGGTGCTGCTCAATTCGAATCCGGCCACCATCATGACCGATCCTGATTTTGCCGACCGCACTTATATCGAGCCCGTCAATCCCGACACCCTCGCGCGCATCATCGAAAAGGAGCGCCCCGATGCGGTGTTGCCGACACTGGGTGGACAGACCGCCCTCAACACCGCGGTGACCGTGGCGAAAAGGGGAGTGTTGGAAAAGTTCGGTGTCGAGTTGATCGGCGCCAAGTTGCCGGCCATTGAAAAAGCCGAGGACCGCACCCTGTTCAAGCAGGCCATGGAAAGAATCGGCCTGGAAGTGCCGCGCGCTGGGTTGGCGCACAATTACCAGGAGGCGATGGAAATTATCGAGAACATTGGCTTTCCTGCCATTATTCGACCCTCCTTCACCCTTGGTGGCAGCGGTGGCGGCATCGCCTACAACCGTGAAGAATACGAGGAAATGGCCATGGCGGGGATCGATGCCTCACCCACCAGCGAAATCCAGGTGGACGAGTCGATCATCGGCTGGAAGGAATACGAACTCGAGGTCATGCGCGACATGGCCGATAACGTGGTCATTATCTGCTCCATCGAAAACTTTGATCCCATGGGGGTGCACACCGGCGATTCCATCACCGTGGCGCCTGCCCAAACCCTGACGGACAAAGAATACCAACTGCTGCGCGATGCTTCGATTCGCATCATTCGCGAGATCGGGGTCGAAACCGGGGGCTCAAACATCCAGTTCGGCATCAATCCGGCTGACGGCCGCCTGGTGGTCATCGAGATGAACCCGCGGGTGTCGCGCTCCTCGGCGCTGGCATCGAAGGCCACGGGGTTCCCCATCGCCAAGATTGCCGCCAAACTCGCCGTCGGCTACACTCTCGACGAAATTCCCAACGACATCACCCGCGAAACCTTCGCCTCATTCGAGCCGACCATCGATTACGTGGTGACAAAGATTCCTCGTTTCACTTTCGAGAAGTTTCCGCAGGCCAATGCCACCCTGACCACACAAATGAAATCTGTGGGCGAGGTGATGTCTATGGGCCGCACCTTCAAGGAAAGTCTGCAAAAGGCCATGCGCTCTCTGGAAATCGGATCTTGCGGCTTTGAAAGTCGCCTCTTTAGCGAACCCGAGGATGAACGTCGCGCCCTGTCCGAGGAGGAAATGGATCGGCTGCGCGGCAAGCTGCGCGTGCCCAACTGGGAAAGGCTGTGGTATCTTGGCGACGCTTTTCGCGCCGGTCTGTCTCTTGAGGAAATCCACCAGCTTACCTTTATCGATCCCTGGTTTCTCAACAACATCCGCCAGATCATCGAGATGGAAAAAGAGTTGCGGGACAACCACAACCTGCTGTCACGCGACCGGGAACAATTCGAGGCTCTGCTACGGCATGCCAAGCAGTATGGCTTTTCGGACCAACGCCTGGCGACGCTGTGGGGCATCACCGAGGGCGACGTGCGCCAATACCGCGGCCAATTCGGTATTCATCCCGTCTATAAACGGGTCGATACCTGTGCTGCAGAGTTTGAAGCCTACACGCCCTATCTGTATTCGACCTACGAGCAGGAATGCGAGGCCGAGCCGAGCGATCGTCGCAAAATCATGATTCTTGGCGGAGGTCCCAACCGCATCGGGCAGGGCATTGAGTTCGACTACTGCTGCGTGCACGGCGTGTTTGCCCTGGCCAAGGACGGCTTTGAAACCATCATGGTCAACTGCAACCCGGAAACGGTCTCTACCGATTACGATACTTCGGATCGTCTCTATTTTGAGCCTCTGACGCTGGAAGATGTCTTGGAAATCGTCGCCGTCGAGCGGCCCGAAGGCCTGATCGTGCAGTTCGGTGGGCAAACACCACTCAAGCTGGCAATGGCTTTGGAGCAGGCAGGAGTGCCCATCATCGGCACCAGTCCGGATGCCATCGACCGTGCCGAAGACCGCGAGCGTTTTCAAGCGCTGCTGCATAAACTCGATCTCAAGCAACCGGAAAACGGCATTGCGCGCTCCTTTGCCGAGGCCGAAAAAGTGGCAACACGCATCGGCTATCCGGTGGTGGTCAGACCCTCGTACGTATTGGGTGGCCGCGCCATGGAGATCGTTTACGACGCCGAGCAGTTGCGCAACTACATGACCCACGCGGTGAAGGCATCGCCGGAGCACCCGATCCTGATCGACAAATTTCTCGACGAGGCTATCGAAGTTGATGTAGACGCTCTGTGCGACGGCAGGGACGTGGTCATCGGCGGCATCATGGAGCATATCGAAGAGGCCGGCATTCACTCGGGCGATTCGGCCTGCGCCCTGCCGCCATATTCTCTTGACGAAGCCATCATTGAAGAAATCAAGCGTCAAACCGTCGCGCTGGCTCTGGAGCTCAAGGTGGTCGGGCTGATGAATATCCAGTTTGCCGTCAAAGACGGTGCCGTCTATCTTCTGGAAGTCAACCCGCGCGCCAGCCGCACGGTTCCCTTCGTTTCCAAAGCCACGGGTCGGCCCCTGGCGCAGATTGCGGCGCGCGTCATGGCCGGCAAGACGCTTCAGGAACTTGGCGTGACTGGCTACGTTGTGCCGCGGCATGTGTCGGTGAAGGAATCTGTTTTTCCCTTCGTCAAATTCCCCGGAGTCGATACTCTGCTTGGGCCTGAGATGAAATCCACCGGTGAAGTTATGGGCATCGATTACGATTTTGCTCACGCCTTTGCCAAGGCCCAGTTGGGCGCCAACGTCAAATTGCCCCTCAAGGGAACGGTGTTTATCAGCGTCAAGGATAGCGATAAAAAGCACATCATCGAGCCGGCGCGTAAAATCTCCGAAGCTGGATTTAAAATCGTCGCGACGCGAGGCACGGCAAGCTTTCTTCAGGAAAAAGGGATTGTTGCCGAGGTGGTCAACAAGGTGCAGGAGGGGCGCCCGCATATTGTCGACGCCATCAAAAGTCAGCAGATCGACCTGGTTTTCAATACCACTTTCGGTCCGCGGGCGGTGGCGGATTCCTATTCCATCCGCCGCACCACGCTGGTTTACAACGTGGCTTACTTCACCACGGCGGCCGGTATCCGCGCAGCTGTGGACGGCATCATCGCCATGCAACGAGAAAGTCTTGACGTTAAACCCCTGCAAGAGTATTATCCGAAACAGTGA
- the greA gene encoding transcription elongation factor GreA, whose amino-acid sequence MTQSVPMTREGHQRLQEELKKLIREERPKVVQDIAEARGHGDLSENAEYDAAKERQGFIEGRIQEINDKLSRAQVINPAELDTDKVVFGARVTLFDVDSGNEVTYQIVGEDEADLKFGKISVTSPVGKALIGHKLDDEVTVKIPSGLKTYEVIDIKYE is encoded by the coding sequence ATGACCCAAAGCGTCCCCATGACCCGCGAAGGCCATCAGCGTCTTCAGGAAGAGTTGAAAAAGCTGATTCGCGAAGAACGCCCCAAAGTTGTGCAGGATATCGCCGAGGCCCGAGGCCATGGTGATCTTTCGGAAAACGCCGAGTACGACGCTGCCAAAGAACGTCAGGGCTTTATCGAAGGGCGAATCCAGGAAATCAATGATAAGCTGTCCCGCGCTCAGGTCATCAATCCCGCGGAACTCGACACAGACAAGGTGGTTTTCGGCGCCCGCGTGACTCTCTTTGATGTCGACTCAGGTAACGAAGTGACCTATCAGATTGTCGGCGAAGATGAGGCTGATCTCAAATTCGGCAAAATCTCTGTGACTTCGCCCGTGGGAAAAGCCCTCATCGGGCACAAACTTGATGACGAGGTCACGGTAAAAATTCCCTCCGGCCTCAAAACTTACGAAGTTATCGATATCAAGTACGAGTAA
- a CDS encoding DUF1858 domain-containing protein, whose amino-acid sequence MSQTITKDMTFFQILKMHPDVAKVLGSYNMGCVGCMGAMNERLEQGATAHGINIDDLLRDLNAIFESSSPQ is encoded by the coding sequence ATGAGCCAGACCATCACCAAAGACATGACATTTTTCCAGATTCTCAAAATGCATCCCGATGTGGCAAAAGTGCTTGGCAGCTACAATATGGGCTGCGTCGGTTGCATGGGAGCCATGAACGAAAGACTTGAGCAGGGCGCCACTGCCCACGGCATCAACATTGACGATCTGTTGCGCGATCTCAACGCCATCTTCGAAAGTTCTTCGCCCCAGTAA
- the recG gene encoding ATP-dependent DNA helicase RecG: MPPTPTYQRSRELLATPLAQIRGVGPRLLQILAKAGLNTVEDALYHLPHRYEDRREIRRIAQLREGRQEVFVGEVLASGETFTPKARKRIYEVVVSDGSAQVSLKWFHYRKDWLKKRFCVGTRAVFTGEIKRFGPIREIHHPDSEILGDKSLEQVMTEDPMNFGRILPVYPLTEGLSQKVARKIFKQVVDEFAPFAVSPIPPHILKKQELLSLSLALAECHWPENPEPDFDLETGAGRARSALVFDEFFFLELGLALKRRGVVLEPGIAFDVTHKYTRPLAQMLPYRLTGAQRHVLGEIKQDMMAPHPMNRLVQGDVGSGKTVVALMAALIAIENHTQVAVIAPTEILAEQHFLQFHDWLEKLGLRAILLSGSLGPKDKAQVQDKIRAGEVDLVVGTHAVLQQGVEFKKLGLGIIDEQHRFGVLQRGILRRKGENPDILVMTATPIPRTLSLTLYGDLALSVIDELPPGRTPIKTRVLAESRREEGYRLIKKELEQGRQAYIVYPLVEESEKSDLLAAAAAAETLQSEVFSDHKVGLLHGRIKPQEKESVMKAFKNREIDLLVATTVIEVGIDVPNASVMMVEHAERFGLAQLHQLRGRVGRGAEKSYCLLVQSSRCSQDGKRRLQVMAETTDGFRIAEADLEIRGPGEFLGTRQAGLPDFRVANLLRDGRMLESARTEAFRLAENPEFLSAAKYADTRLALMDRWGSRLELASIG, translated from the coding sequence ATGCCCCCGACCCCAACCTATCAACGCAGTCGCGAATTGCTGGCCACCCCCTTGGCGCAGATCAGGGGGGTGGGCCCGCGTTTGCTGCAAATCCTCGCCAAAGCCGGTCTGAATACCGTTGAAGATGCCCTCTACCACCTGCCGCACCGTTATGAAGACCGCCGAGAAATCCGACGCATTGCCCAATTGCGCGAAGGACGACAAGAAGTTTTTGTTGGGGAGGTTCTCGCCAGCGGTGAAACCTTCACGCCCAAGGCTCGCAAGCGCATCTATGAAGTCGTGGTCAGCGACGGCAGCGCTCAGGTGTCTCTCAAATGGTTTCATTATCGCAAGGATTGGTTGAAGAAACGCTTCTGTGTCGGTACTCGCGCCGTATTTACCGGCGAAATAAAGCGCTTCGGTCCGATTCGCGAGATCCATCATCCTGATTCCGAAATTCTCGGCGACAAATCTCTTGAACAGGTAATGACTGAAGATCCCATGAACTTCGGTCGCATTCTTCCCGTTTACCCCCTCACCGAAGGCCTGTCCCAGAAGGTCGCCCGTAAAATCTTCAAGCAGGTCGTCGATGAGTTCGCGCCTTTCGCGGTCTCGCCCATTCCTCCCCACATCCTTAAAAAACAAGAACTTTTGTCACTTTCCCTCGCCTTAGCCGAGTGCCACTGGCCTGAAAATCCCGAACCGGATTTCGATCTGGAAACGGGTGCCGGGCGCGCTAGGTCCGCTCTGGTGTTCGATGAATTCTTTTTTCTCGAATTGGGACTGGCTCTCAAGCGACGTGGCGTGGTGCTCGAACCCGGCATTGCCTTTGACGTCACCCACAAGTACACCCGGCCTCTGGCGCAAATGCTGCCTTATCGCCTGACCGGTGCGCAGCGGCATGTTCTCGGTGAAATCAAACAAGACATGATGGCACCACATCCCATGAACCGCCTGGTGCAGGGTGATGTCGGCAGCGGCAAAACAGTTGTTGCTTTGATGGCCGCCTTGATCGCTATCGAGAACCACACCCAGGTGGCGGTCATCGCCCCGACGGAAATCCTTGCCGAACAGCATTTTCTGCAGTTTCACGATTGGTTGGAAAAGCTTGGCCTGCGGGCCATTCTGTTATCCGGCTCTCTTGGGCCCAAGGACAAGGCCCAGGTGCAGGACAAGATCAGGGCAGGGGAGGTCGACCTGGTTGTCGGTACCCATGCGGTTCTGCAGCAGGGCGTGGAATTCAAAAAGTTAGGCCTTGGAATCATCGACGAACAACACCGTTTCGGCGTTCTGCAGCGTGGAATTCTGCGCCGCAAGGGAGAAAATCCCGATATCCTGGTGATGACGGCAACTCCCATTCCGCGTACTTTGTCGCTCACCCTCTATGGAGATCTGGCCCTGTCGGTCATTGACGAGCTGCCGCCGGGGCGCACGCCCATCAAAACCCGGGTGCTGGCGGAAAGCCGGCGGGAAGAGGGTTATCGTCTCATTAAAAAAGAGCTGGAGCAGGGCAGGCAGGCCTACATTGTTTATCCTCTGGTAGAGGAGTCGGAAAAAAGCGATCTGCTTGCCGCAGCGGCAGCGGCCGAAACCCTGCAGTCTGAGGTTTTCTCCGATCACAAGGTTGGTTTACTCCACGGCCGTATCAAGCCCCAGGAAAAAGAATCGGTCATGAAGGCATTTAAAAATCGGGAAATCGACCTTTTGGTGGCGACGACGGTCATTGAAGTGGGGATCGACGTTCCCAATGCCAGCGTCATGATGGTGGAGCATGCAGAGCGTTTCGGGCTGGCGCAGCTACATCAATTACGCGGGCGTGTGGGACGAGGTGCCGAGAAAAGTTACTGTCTGCTGGTTCAGTCGTCCCGCTGCAGCCAGGACGGTAAGCGCCGTTTGCAGGTCATGGCCGAGACCACCGATGGTTTTCGTATCGCGGAAGCCGACCTTGAGATCCGTGGACCAGGCGAATTTCTCGGCACCCGCCAGGCGGGCTTACCGGATTTTCGTGTCGCCAATCTTCTGCGCGACGGCCGCATGCTTGAATCGGCCCGCACAGAAGCCTTTCGCTTGGCGGAGAATCCCGAGTTTTTATCTGCGGCCAAGTATGCCGATACACGCCTGGCCCTTATGGACCGTTGGGGCAGTCGCCTGGAGTTGGCAAGTATCGGCTGA
- a CDS encoding pyridoxamine 5'-phosphate oxidase family protein, with protein MDLSRYFSDASGTGVLSTADDQGRVDAAIYARPHVMPDGTLAFVMRERLTYSNIKVNPHAAYLFIEAGGGYRGVRLFLKKVREDQDPELLAQMTRPSLSVEEDKDKGPKHLVYFSLEKSLPLVGGSW; from the coding sequence ATGGACCTCTCTCGATACTTCAGCGACGCCAGCGGCACCGGTGTTCTATCCACCGCGGATGACCAAGGCCGCGTTGATGCTGCAATCTATGCTCGTCCGCATGTGATGCCCGACGGCACACTTGCCTTTGTCATGCGTGAACGCCTGACTTACAGCAATATCAAGGTCAATCCCCATGCCGCCTATCTCTTTATCGAGGCCGGCGGTGGTTATCGCGGTGTGCGGCTTTTTCTGAAAAAAGTCCGCGAGGACCAGGATCCCGAACTTCTTGCACAGATGACCAGACCTTCCCTGTCCGTGGAAGAAGACAAGGACAAGGGCCCGAAACATTTGGTTTATTTTTCCCTGGAGAAGTCTTTGCCTCTGGTCGGCGGTAGCTGGTGA
- a CDS encoding undecaprenyl-diphosphate phosphatase has translation MDFLQIFVLSVVQGLTEFLPISSSAHLILVPIFTAWEDQGLAFDIATHVGTLAAVMLYFRRDLYQVSVEWAHSLKSRRLTPSARLGWGILLGTIPVGLAGLSFKGFIETSMRSPVILACSLIGFAFVLSYADWRRRGARDEYSLTWKDILLIGCAQALALIPGTSRSGITMTAALLLGLNREGAARFSFLLSIPVTALAGGLQAVELTRSPGLVHWTPMILGALFSGISAFICIHYFLVFIRRIGMQPFVIYRIALGILLLVVFGPKL, from the coding sequence ATGGATTTTTTGCAGATCTTTGTTCTCTCCGTGGTTCAAGGCCTCACAGAATTTTTGCCCATATCCAGCTCGGCTCATCTGATTCTTGTCCCCATATTTACCGCCTGGGAAGATCAGGGTCTGGCATTTGATATTGCCACCCATGTCGGAACCCTCGCCGCCGTCATGCTTTACTTTCGCCGCGACCTCTACCAAGTCAGCGTCGAATGGGCCCATTCGCTCAAAAGCCGGCGCCTGACGCCCTCCGCGCGCCTTGGTTGGGGAATTCTGCTGGGCACCATACCCGTTGGACTAGCCGGTTTGAGCTTTAAGGGGTTCATTGAAACATCCATGCGCTCGCCCGTCATTCTTGCCTGCAGCCTGATCGGCTTCGCCTTTGTGCTCTCCTACGCCGACTGGCGCCGCCGAGGCGCACGTGACGAGTACAGTCTGACCTGGAAAGACATTCTGCTCATAGGGTGCGCGCAGGCATTGGCTCTGATTCCCGGCACCTCGCGCTCGGGAATCACTATGACCGCCGCCTTGCTTCTTGGCCTTAACCGCGAGGGTGCGGCGCGCTTCTCCTTTCTTCTTTCCATCCCCGTGACTGCTCTGGCTGGTGGCCTGCAAGCCGTAGAACTGACCCGTTCACCGGGTCTGGTCCATTGGACGCCCATGATTCTCGGCGCCCTCTTTTCCGGAATCAGCGCCTTTATCTGCATTCACTACTTCCTGGTCTTTATTCGGCGCATCGGCATGCAGCCCTTCGTCATCTACCGTATCGCCCTGGGCATTTTACTGCTGGTTGTGTTCGGTCCAAAACTGTAA